The nucleotide sequence CCAGCGCGCCGAGCAGCACGTCGTCGCCGATCACGCCCTTCAGCGTGGTGCGTACCCGGTTCGGCAGCGTGCCGCCGCCCCAGAGCCACAGGCTGTTGATCGGCGGCAGACCGAGTGCGCGACGCTCCGCGTTGCGGGGATGCTGGTGCAATACCACCTGCACCTCGTTGAGCAATACGCGCCAGCGGCGACCGTCCGCACCATCTGGCAGATGCTCGTAGAGGTCTTCGCCCAGCGCCTGCTCCGGTGCGGCGAGCGTCGGCGTCGGTGCGCCGGGGGGTAAACGCACGTGCCAATGATCGGGTGAGGACACTTCAAGGATCATCCCGGCATCGCCGAACACCGGCTTCAGCGGCTTGGCGAACGCCTGCGCTTCGTCCATGTCCAGTTGCATCTGGCCGCAGGCAAGCAATCGCGCACCGTTGAGGTCGGGCTGCACCCAGGCTGGGTCGGCGCACAACCAGCTCGCGCCGTCGGTATCGCCGGCGATCAGCTCGCGCGTGAGGGCGCCGGCAGGCAGGCCGCCCGGCACACTGAAATACGCGGCCAGCCCCGCGAGATATCCCTTGGCGCCCGGCGCAAGCGCATCCGCCTTGCGCAGCAGGGTTCGCAACGGATGCGCGGGGTCGAAACGCGCGAGGTCCGGCAGCCAGATCTCCAGCGGCGCAGCAGGCGATGCATCCATGGTCCGACTCATGCCTCGAGTTGTTCGTACAGTTCCAGCCACTCGCCTTCCAGGGTTTCCTTCTCCTTGCGCAGCTCCGTCTGGCGCTGGCCCAGGCGCATCATTTCCGCCGTGGGGCCGTTGTAGGTTTCAGGATCGGCCAATTTGGCATCGAGCGCGGCGAGTTCGCCTTCGATGCTGGCAACGCGCGTCTCGATCTTCTTCACGCGCTGGCGTGCGGTCTTCTCGTTCTCGCGTTGCGCGGCGGCGCGGCGGCGGCGTTCCTCCGGCGACTCCTCGCGGACCACCGGTTTTGCGTCCGCCTCTTCCTTGTTCTTGTTCTTCTTGGCTGCTGAACTGCGATTGCGCAGCCAGCGCGCATAATCGTCAAGATCGCCATCGA is from Dyella jiangningensis and encodes:
- a CDS encoding phosphoglycerate mutase, giving the protein MDASPAAPLEIWLPDLARFDPAHPLRTLLRKADALAPGAKGYLAGLAAYFSVPGGLPAGALTRELIAGDTDGASWLCADPAWVQPDLNGARLLACGQMQLDMDEAQAFAKPLKPVFGDAGMILEVSSPDHWHVRLPPGAPTPTLAAPEQALGEDLYEHLPDGADGRRWRVLLNEVQVVLHQHPRNAERRALGLPPINSLWLWGGGTLPNRVRTTLKGVIGDDVLLGALARRAGVAVIERTPKAVESSSAGWLVDLQDLPVDEIATQWWPLIQALALKQPLQLSFASGERWLHRPWHRWRFWRGSQR